The Thalassotalea sp. LPB0316 nucleotide sequence ACGCGGCAGCCCACTGCGTAATGACAGACGTGGTGATGTGTTGTTACTGATTAACGGTATGCCGGTCATTCATGTTGAACTTAAACGCAGTGGCGTGCCAGTTAGCCAAGCGGTTAACCAAATCGAAAAGTATTCCAAAGAAGGTATTTTTAGTGGGCTGTTTTCACTCATTCAAGTGTTTGTCGCCATGGAGCCTAATGAGGCCAAATACTTTGCTAACCCAGGGCTAGATGGCAAGTTTAACCCAGATTACCAATTCAATTGGGCCGATTTTAACAACGAGCCCATGAACCATTGGAAAGATATTGCCTCGACACTGTTATCCATCCCCATGGCGCACCAGTTGATTGGCTTTTACACCGTTGCCGATGATACCGATGGTGTGCTTAAAGTGATGCGCAGTTATCAGTATTACGCCGCCAATGCGATATCGGATAAGGTAGCCAAAACCAACTGGCAACAACTGGGCAGTGCCAATAATAAAGACAGACTGGGTGGATATGTTTGGCATACCACAGGTTCGGGCAAAACCATGACCAGCTTTAAATCAGCACAGCTCATTGCCCAATCAAAAGATGCCGATAAAGTCATTTTTTTGATGGATCGCATCGAGTTGGGCACCCAGTCGCTGGCGGAATACCGTAATTTTGCAGGCGATGGTGAAGATGTACAAGCCACCGAAAATACTCATGTATTGGTAACTAAGCTAAAAAGCACGTCCCCAGCCGATACTCTAATTGTTAGCTCTATTCAAAAAATGAGTAATATTTTTGAAGAAGTGGATGATGAAGGCACTGCAACAAACTCGGCAGATATTGAAAAAATCCGCGCTAAACGATTGGTATTTATTATTGACGAGGCGCACCGTTCAACGTTTGGCGACATGCTGATCATTATTAAACGCACCTTTCCCCGCGCCTTGTTTTTTGGTTTTACTGGCACGCCTATCCAAGAAGAAAATGAAAAAAACGGCAATACTACCAGTACCGTATTCGGCAACGAGCTGCACCGCTACAGCATAGCCGATGGTATTCGCGATGGTAACGTACTCGGCTTTGATCCCTATAAAGTTCCTACTTTTAGGGATGGTGACTTAAGGCAGGCTGTCGCCCTAGAGCAAGCTAAGGCGGGATCTGTAGCGGAAGCAATGGATAATCCTGTCAAAAAGAAAAAATTTAATTATTTTATGAATGAAGTGCCTATGGCTGGCTACAAAGACGCTACAGGTAAATACCACAAAGGTATTGAAGATTACGTACCTAAAAGTCAGTACCTAAGCGAGACTCACCAAGCCAAAGTGGTAGAAGATATTCTGCACAAATGGGATGTGCTAAGCCAAGGCAATAAGTTTCATGCGATTTTGGCTACTAACAGTATTGCTGAAGCCATTGATTATTACCGTCTGCTAAAGGCTGCTAAGCCTGATTTAAAAGTATCAGCACTGTTTGATCCCAACATTGATAATGATGGCAGTGGCGACCGTGGGCCAACGTTTAAAGGTGATGGTTTGGATGAAATTATCCGTGACTATAATGCGCGTTATGGCCACGATTTTGATTTTGCCCGTCATGCAGCATTTAAGAAAGATCTAGCCGCACGCCTTGCTCACAAAAAACCTTATGAGCGTATTCATACCGATCCTACAAAACAGTTGGATTTATTGATTGTTGTAGACCAAATGCTCACCGGTTTTGACTCCAAGTGGCTGAATGTCTTGTATTTAGATAAGGTAATTAAATACCAAAACATCATCCAAGCCTTCTCTCGTACCAATCGATTGTTTGGCCCCGATAAGCCTCATGGTGTTATCCGTTACTATCGTTACCCGCATACGATGGAGCAACATATTAATGATGCGGTAAAACTATACTCTGGCGACAGACCCATTGGGTTATTTGTTGATAGGCTAGAAAGTAACTTAGAAGCAATGAATGAACTATTCGGTGATATTACCGAGTTGTTCATTAGTGCCGGTGTGGCGAATTTTGAAAAGCTGCCAGAAGATGTTGAGGCGTGCGCAAAGTTTGCTGAACTATTTAAAGTATTTAACCAGCATCTAGAAGCCGCGAAGGTACAAGGTTTACATTGGGAGCAGTCGGTTTATACATTCACGACGGACGCTTCAACAGGCGAAAATGGCACTGAACATGAGGTTACTCTCGCCATTAATGAACAAACCTACCTGAGCCTTGCGCTGCGTTATAAAGAGCTCGCATCAAAAGGTGATGGTGGTGGTGCGGGTGGCGGAGATGTGCCTTTTGATATTAGTGGCTATTTGACGGAAATCGACACAGGAAAGATTGATGCCGACTATATGAATAGTCGCTTCGATAAATATTTAAAAGAGCTAAATCAGCATAATGATCAAGCCAGCATTGAACTTACGCTTAACGAACTGCACAAGTCATTTTCTTCACTGACGCAAGCTGAACAAAAATACGCCAAGCTTTTCTTACATGATTTACAGCGTGGCGATGCAAAGTTAATAGAAGGCCATACTTTCAGAGATTACATCAACACCTACAAAGACAATGCTGAAAACGCCCAGATTAATGCCATTGTTAATGCGTTAGGTTTAGATAAAAGCCAGCTTATTAGCTTATTAAACGATAGTGTCAATGAGAAAAACCTTAATAATTTCGGTCGCTTTGACGCGCTTAAAGACACTGTTGATAAGGCAAAAGCCAAAGTTTATTTTGAAAAATTAGATGGCCTAAGCATTCCGCCCTTTAAGCTCAATATTCGCATCGATCAGTTTTTAAAGCAGTTTATTTTTGCTCAGGCTGATGATCTCTTGAATGATGTAGTAGATATGCTTGATGGAGTAATGGAAGAGTCATGAGTAGCCAATCTCATTCTCTTTGCACTGTTAACTTGGTTAATTCAGCTATCTCAGTGAGAGAGTGGTCGCTGTTTTTACGAAAAAGTATCCAGGAGGAAAATAATGGTCACATTTGATCAGCTTATGCTCCCGCTAATAAAGGCATTAGTTAACCTTGGGGGCTCAGGCAGCATCGACGAGATTTACGAAGAAGTTGTCGAGCTTGAGAAGTTTGATGAGGGTACTTTGGCTGTTCTGCACAACCCCGAAAAAAGTAGCCAAACAGAGGTTGGATATCGATTAGCTTGGGCTAGAACCTATCTGAAGAAAGCTGGATACCTTGAAAACTCATCTCGTGGCGTATGGGCACTTACAGATAAAGCTAGACAGGAACCGGAAATTGATAGCAGAGAAATTGTCAACTTTGTTAGAGCTCTGGACCGCAAGCCTGAACAGGCTAATGCTACGACATCTACTCCAGAACTGTCGTCAGATGACTCCCCAGAAGAGGCTATGCTTTGGCGTGAAAAACTGCATCATGTGCTAATTGAAGAAATGAGCCCGGATGCGTTTGAGCGACTAACACAGAGATTATTGAGAGAATCAGGTTTTATCCATGTTGAAGTGACTGGCCGCACGGGTGATGGTGGTATCGATGGCAAAGGAATTGCCCGAATCAACGGTTTGATGAGCTTTCATATCGCTTTTCAGTGTAAAAAGTACAAAGGTTCCGTTGGGGCTCCCGAGATCCGTGATTTTAGGGGCGCAACCGTTGGTAGAGCTGATCGTGGGATGTTTATCACTACAGGTAGCTTTACAAAAGCTGCCATTGAAGAAGCCAACCGTGATGGCGTTGCTCCGATTGACTTGGTCGATGGTGATCAGTTAGCCGATAAACTTAAGGAACTTAGTTTAGGCGTTAAAACAGAGTTGGTTGAAAAAGTAACAGTTGATCCTAGCTGGTTTTTAGGCCTTTAACTGTTAATAAGCACCAAGAGAACTCCAAAATGCATTTTCAAGTTCTTGAATATATGCGATTAAATACGGCCACTAACATAACGGGAAGTTAGAATGAATCCTGAAAAATACAATAGAAGTATAAGCTTGCTTTGCCCGACTTGTGGCTGTTCAGACTTTTCATACGAAGACGGTTGCGATGAAACAATACAAGTAATGACTTGTGCATCTTGTGACCGAGAGTTCAATAAAGATGAGCTTATTCAAGAGAATAGCGAAAATATTGATGAGCACCTTTCTGAAATCAAGGAAGAAGTTTTAAAAGACGTTCAAGACGAACTACGTAAATCTTTGAAAAAGGCTTTTTCTGGTAGCAAGAATATAAGGATTAGGTAATGCCGGTAACTATTGATGTAGGTGATGTGATAGCTGGATTAGCTTTCCTTTTATCTAGCTACGCAACATGGCAAACGGTCAGCTTTAATAAGAGGCAGAAGTCACTTGTCGAAAGCCAGGAAAAGCTAAACACCATTCTCTTGGAAAAAGAAAATGAAGATGCTCTGAAAGGAAAGCAAGCTGACCTTGGTGCATCAATTATAAAACTTGGCAGCAGTAAGTATCGGCTTAAGGTTTGGAATAAAGGTTCTGCTACTGCAAGAAACGTCAGAATTGAGTTCCCCGAAGGTAACGATTTAGTTATTGAATCAGAAG carries:
- a CDS encoding type I restriction endonuclease subunit R — its product is MTTFKTEAQFEQAFIEVLTHKGWEPEVLKNKTEADLLQNWANILFENNRQQDRLNDVPLTATEMQQIIEQIKELKTPLKLNGLINGKTVAIKRDNPADALHLGKEVSLKIYDRQEIAAGQSRYQIVQQPKFERGSPLRNDRRGDVLLLINGMPVIHVELKRSGVPVSQAVNQIEKYSKEGIFSGLFSLIQVFVAMEPNEAKYFANPGLDGKFNPDYQFNWADFNNEPMNHWKDIASTLLSIPMAHQLIGFYTVADDTDGVLKVMRSYQYYAANAISDKVAKTNWQQLGSANNKDRLGGYVWHTTGSGKTMTSFKSAQLIAQSKDADKVIFLMDRIELGTQSLAEYRNFAGDGEDVQATENTHVLVTKLKSTSPADTLIVSSIQKMSNIFEEVDDEGTATNSADIEKIRAKRLVFIIDEAHRSTFGDMLIIIKRTFPRALFFGFTGTPIQEENEKNGNTTSTVFGNELHRYSIADGIRDGNVLGFDPYKVPTFRDGDLRQAVALEQAKAGSVAEAMDNPVKKKKFNYFMNEVPMAGYKDATGKYHKGIEDYVPKSQYLSETHQAKVVEDILHKWDVLSQGNKFHAILATNSIAEAIDYYRLLKAAKPDLKVSALFDPNIDNDGSGDRGPTFKGDGLDEIIRDYNARYGHDFDFARHAAFKKDLAARLAHKKPYERIHTDPTKQLDLLIVVDQMLTGFDSKWLNVLYLDKVIKYQNIIQAFSRTNRLFGPDKPHGVIRYYRYPHTMEQHINDAVKLYSGDRPIGLFVDRLESNLEAMNELFGDITELFISAGVANFEKLPEDVEACAKFAELFKVFNQHLEAAKVQGLHWEQSVYTFTTDASTGENGTEHEVTLAINEQTYLSLALRYKELASKGDGGGAGGGDVPFDISGYLTEIDTGKIDADYMNSRFDKYLKELNQHNDQASIELTLNELHKSFSSLTQAEQKYAKLFLHDLQRGDAKLIEGHTFRDYINTYKDNAENAQINAIVNALGLDKSQLISLLNDSVNEKNLNNFGRFDALKDTVDKAKAKVYFEKLDGLSIPPFKLNIRIDQFLKQFIFAQADDLLNDVVDMLDGVMEES
- a CDS encoding ECs_2282 family putative zinc-binding protein; the protein is MNPEKYNRSISLLCPTCGCSDFSYEDGCDETIQVMTCASCDREFNKDELIQENSENIDEHLSEIKEEVLKDVQDELRKSLKKAFSGSKNIRIR
- a CDS encoding restriction endonuclease — encoded protein: MVTFDQLMLPLIKALVNLGGSGSIDEIYEEVVELEKFDEGTLAVLHNPEKSSQTEVGYRLAWARTYLKKAGYLENSSRGVWALTDKARQEPEIDSREIVNFVRALDRKPEQANATTSTPELSSDDSPEEAMLWREKLHHVLIEEMSPDAFERLTQRLLRESGFIHVEVTGRTGDGGIDGKGIARINGLMSFHIAFQCKKYKGSVGAPEIRDFRGATVGRADRGMFITTGSFTKAAIEEANRDGVAPIDLVDGDQLADKLKELSLGVKTELVEKVTVDPSWFLGL